In one window of Ruminococcus albus AD2013 DNA:
- the tnpA gene encoding IS66 family insertion sequence element accessory protein TnpA, translated as MGRIREIKKQVRHKEWAAMVQECQSSGKKVEEWCNENGINISTYYKRLNVIRTELIEESENQSIVPVSVSAAVSDASNSVIANAVKKCSCEDKIMMRKNGIEIELPQNISGDIVLALLRGLSQC; from the coding sequence ATGGGAAGAATACGCGAGATAAAAAAGCAGGTGCGTCACAAAGAATGGGCGGCAATGGTACAGGAATGTCAGAGCAGCGGAAAGAAAGTCGAAGAATGGTGCAATGAGAACGGCATCAATATCAGTACCTACTACAAAAGGTTGAATGTGATCAGAACCGAGCTTATCGAAGAAAGCGAAAATCAGAGTATCGTTCCGGTAAGTGTTTCCGCTGCTGTTTCGGATGCGAGCAATTCGGTTATCGCGAATGCAGTGAAGAAATGCAGTTGTGAGGATAAGATAATGATGCGCAAGAACGGCATCGAGATCGAGCTGCCTCAGAATATATCCGGAGATATTGTGCTCGCATTGCTTCGGGGACTGAGCCAATGCTGA
- a CDS encoding tyrosine-type recombinase/integrase produces the protein MMNIAFKSVLAPYIQGLLDQKRSLGFKYDNEAYILARFDKYWLETNGDSDDVTMESLEGWTRLLPTEGKSSQAGRISVIRQLTLYMNGLGKISYVPIDVIRYSRPVVHVLSPEEVADLFRVIDGYVPKKQSTEVTRMAYGYRVIFRLILATGLRRSEAVCLRLDDINWKNGSITIYNAKGHKDRVVFMSGDLTKVMRKYTSDNLRLMDTEWVFPVL, from the coding sequence ATGATGAATATCGCTTTCAAGAGCGTCCTGGCCCCATACATACAAGGGTTACTGGATCAAAAAAGGTCACTTGGCTTCAAGTATGACAACGAGGCATATATACTCGCACGCTTTGACAAGTATTGGCTGGAGACCAATGGGGATTCGGATGACGTGACAATGGAATCTCTTGAAGGATGGACGCGACTGCTTCCGACAGAGGGAAAGTCATCCCAGGCTGGGCGGATATCTGTGATACGGCAGCTGACTCTGTACATGAATGGCCTCGGCAAGATTTCATATGTTCCTATAGATGTTATACGTTACAGCCGCCCTGTTGTCCACGTTCTGTCACCAGAAGAGGTTGCTGATCTCTTCCGTGTGATTGACGGGTATGTTCCCAAAAAGCAATCCACGGAAGTGACAAGGATGGCGTATGGTTACAGGGTGATTTTTCGACTGATTCTTGCAACGGGTCTGCGCAGAAGCGAGGCGGTGTGCCTCCGGCTTGATGACATCAACTGGAAGAACGGTTCCATTACCATTTATAATGCAAAGGGTCATAAGGACAGGGTGGTTTTCATGTCTGGGGATCTTACGAAAGTCATGAGAAAATACACCAGTGACAATCTACGCCTAATGGACACTGAGTGGGTTTTTCCCGTCCTTTGA
- a CDS encoding tyrosine-type recombinase/integrase encodes MNEYRKNVTIVLNFLKERGYAQSTVKNHERFYTLLADDLAAKDITYSPEYGKALLSTLPVPAWLPKSRIENAACISKLDDAYIHGCIINAQASPRKSYSKLSLNSNFENHITRFLRSRENVFTESQIANVKRRCSLFLKCMQSKGRMDPSEITYGDIDSYHEELAHLKRISRVIEESTLHQFLQFLAESGKVPYGLYLRIYALETECSVNLDDFPPDEQSRLIKNSSEGQVRLSPERFLSEGLELIRLHQEAGYVQKYTEASKRAILQLYLFLDYHNLWYDPDMADIWLHSDCVKKRLFKGCSWNTARHILFMFSDYVTSGSVHFEKKLPRGINGINNIPEWCLTPLLDFAESRRKMKLDENTVKNDIYSILRFCRFIIGEGLSSYGDVNGSHLADFNLADHHGTPEGKNACNNRVKRFLKYLYRKGLNANPSLYMALGCSAAPVETVVVVLTSSEIEEIKTFVGNAYTDLEIRDSAVIMLGLEMGMRSSDIANLKLENIDWENRSILYRQNKTDADVWVPMPVAVGNAIFRYLKMARPRMAVCRNVFVDFKAPFSGMSRNICYSALKRALPDRDVRGSGFHVTRKTFSTNRLRNGVRPESIADVIGHRDTESLKHYLSLDDERMAACPLSLADLRLEMEGSDAL; translated from the coding sequence ATGAACGAATATCGCAAAAATGTTACTATTGTTTTAAACTTTCTGAAAGAAAGGGGGTATGCGCAATCCACAGTTAAAAATCATGAACGGTTTTACACTCTGCTGGCTGACGATCTTGCGGCTAAGGATATAACCTATTCACCAGAATACGGAAAAGCTCTGTTATCCACATTACCGGTGCCTGCATGGCTCCCTAAAAGCCGTATAGAAAATGCGGCTTGCATTTCAAAACTTGATGATGCATATATCCACGGATGCATCATCAATGCCCAGGCATCACCCAGGAAGAGTTACTCCAAGCTATCGCTTAACAGCAACTTTGAAAACCACATCACAAGATTCCTGCGTTCTCGCGAAAATGTTTTTACAGAATCGCAAATAGCAAATGTCAAACGAAGGTGCTCATTGTTCTTGAAGTGTATGCAATCCAAGGGAAGGATGGATCCATCTGAGATAACCTACGGTGACATAGATTCATACCATGAGGAGCTTGCGCACTTGAAAAGGATTTCCCGAGTTATTGAAGAGTCAACTTTGCACCAGTTCCTGCAATTCCTGGCCGAATCGGGAAAGGTTCCTTACGGTCTATATCTGAGAATATATGCATTGGAGACGGAATGTTCCGTCAACCTGGACGATTTTCCACCTGATGAACAATCCAGGCTTATAAAGAATAGCTCTGAGGGACAAGTCCGGTTGTCGCCTGAAAGGTTTTTGTCTGAGGGCCTGGAACTTATCAGACTCCATCAAGAGGCAGGCTATGTCCAGAAATATACAGAAGCATCTAAAAGGGCAATTCTTCAGCTATACCTGTTCCTTGATTACCACAATCTGTGGTATGACCCAGACATGGCAGACATTTGGCTTCATTCGGACTGCGTAAAAAAACGTCTGTTCAAAGGCTGTTCGTGGAATACAGCGCGGCACATACTGTTCATGTTTTCCGATTATGTTACATCCGGGTCAGTCCATTTCGAGAAGAAGTTGCCGAGGGGAATCAACGGCATAAATAACATTCCAGAATGGTGCTTGACACCACTGCTTGACTTTGCCGAGAGCCGCCGCAAGATGAAACTGGATGAGAACACCGTTAAAAACGATATTTACTCCATACTCAGATTTTGCCGGTTTATAATCGGTGAGGGCCTGTCATCGTATGGCGATGTTAACGGAAGTCATCTTGCTGATTTCAACCTTGCAGACCACCATGGAACCCCAGAGGGCAAAAATGCATGCAACAACCGGGTGAAGCGGTTCCTTAAGTACCTGTATCGTAAAGGTCTCAACGCAAACCCATCGCTGTATATGGCTCTTGGCTGCTCGGCGGCACCAGTGGAGACCGTTGTGGTAGTACTCACTTCCAGTGAGATCGAGGAGATCAAAACTTTTGTTGGCAATGCATATACGGATCTTGAGATCCGCGACAGTGCAGTCATAATGCTCGGACTTGAAATGGGAATGCGCAGCAGCGATATTGCAAACCTGAAGCTGGAGAACATTGATTGGGAAAACCGTTCCATTCTGTACAGGCAGAACAAGACAGATGCTGATGTATGGGTACCGATGCCAGTGGCGGTAGGCAATGCCATCTTCAGATACCTGAAGATGGCACGTCCAAGAATGGCGGTATGCAGAAATGTATTCGTTGATTTCAAGGCTCCGTTTAGCGGCATGAGCCGAAACATATGCTACAGTGCGTTAAAGCGAGCTTTGCCTGACCGCGATGTAAGGGGATCAGGTTTTCACGTCACCCGAAAAACATTTTCGACAAACAGGCTTAGAAACGGAGTTCGTCCCGAAAGCATAGCAGATGTAATCGGGCACAGGGACACGGAAAGCCTGAAGCATTACCTTTCCCTTGACGATGAACGCATGGCGGCATGTCCGCTCTCCCTTGCGGATCTTCGCCTTGAAATGGAAGGGAGCGATGCGTTATGA
- the tnpB gene encoding IS66 family insertion sequence element accessory protein TnpB (TnpB, as the term is used for proteins encoded by IS66 family insertion elements, is considered an accessory protein, since TnpC, encoded by a neighboring gene, is a DDE family transposase.) codes for MLKELSAANIYIVCGHTDMRKSIDGLAAIVQRKFDLDLFSDSLFLFCGRRRDRLKALLWEGLSAGFCYPNIY; via the coding sequence ATGCTGAAAGAACTGTCAGCTGCCAATATCTACATCGTGTGCGGGCATACGGATATGAGAAAATCTATTGATGGCCTTGCTGCTATCGTACAGCGGAAGTTTGATCTCGACTTATTCTCGGATAGCCTGTTCCTGTTCTGCGGAAGGCGCAGGGATCGACTGAAAGCACTATTGTGGGAGGGTTTATCCGCAGGTTTTTGTTATCCGAACATTTATTAG